GCTTGATTCTGCAGTATTGCAATGGCATCAATTATGGTCGCCCCATCTGTGCTGAAATTCTCTCCCTACCAACGCGTGGGCTGGATGCCGGCGCGATTGCAAAAATCGCCGAGCTTCAGCTGGCCTATGAGCGCCAAGTCACGCCGCTGCTCGAACAAATTGCGGCGAAAGCGCTGAGCGAGTCTGCAGATCGCGACCAACCTTCTGTCGTTTCAAAGGAGTATGTGAATTTTGCACAGATGCAGATGAAGGCGATCAATGGCATTGCCGCCATCATGCCCAAAGATGTAGCCGACACGTGGCTGCCAAAGGCGCGAGCTCGCGCGATTTACACGGTACTGGGGTTCTCCCCAATGCCGTCTCGTGTTGATGTCATCCAGCGCATTGGAGAGCGTGCCAATCCAAAGGTTCTCAATCGCCTCGCGCAGTGGGAACATGATCGGGCCACCCTTGAGGATCAGGCCCTGGGTGCCTTGGGAAGCGAACCCTTGGAGGAGGCACGGCCACGACGCCGGCAACTGGACGAGACCGCGCTTGAAGAATTGGCGCAACTCTCGGACACGCCTTCGTTGAAAGAACTTGCATACACCTATCGTTCGGACGCGATCAATGATCCTGAGGTTGCTAACGATTTCGTGGGCTCGGCTGGCAACAGGCAACAAGATCGAGATGGGGCCAAAAGGGGGGCGCTGTTGGCAGAGCGTCAGGTCAACGAAGACGCGCCGCCGCAGGAAACTGAGCAGCAGCACAGTGAGCGCCGAGTCCTGGTGCGGACGCTGAGTGCAGCCGATCTCCAGAGAATCCACGATCGGCTCTCTGTGGCACCGGGGCGGCGCGCGGTCTGGGAGGCGCTAGCCGAGGACTTGCTGGCTGACACACGCGCGTATGCGGAGCAGTTTCAACGGGGATATGACAATCGCGATCACAAGCCCGATGCTCCTCGGGTTTTGGTGATCATTCCGCTCGCGCATGAGCAGCGTATGCAGCAGTCGCGTCGCGAGGAGCAATGGTTTGATGATCTAGCCACGACCATGCCCGAGTTGCCGGTGAATTCGCTGGCCGTCGAACGAGCTCGCCGCGCATGCGCGAGAGAGCGAGCCATGGCCGGGTCGACACTGCATCGCACGCAGGGACAGGGAAATCGCTGGCTCGATGTTGATTTGGACCAGGCGATCGAATCGCTGAAACGCCTATTGACCGGAGAATCGCCGGCCGCAATGCGCGAAACACTGGCCGCCTGGCGCACGCAAAAACTTCTTGATATTCAGGCGTTGGTGTTGTTGAACGAAACGCACATGGTGAGCCGCGAAGAAGGATGGAGAAAGTTGCGGAATGTGCCATACGACCCTGCGAATCCGCTCGTGGTCAAGCAACAAGAAGCAGAAGCTGACTATGTGCGCAACAATAATGTCTTATGCAAACGTGCTGCAGATGTGCAGGAGGGATTCATCCAGGCGCTTTCCTCAGCGTTGACGCCTGACCAGGCAGGAATGCTTCGGGTTGTCTTACGCAGGCAGATGTATCCCGAGGTGTATCTCTCGCTTGAGCGCACGGATCAGGAGATTGACCATGCGCGGGCGGGCAAAGACTTGTCACTTGAGCAGAGCGCTGCGCTGTCATCATTGACCGAATCCTTTCACCATCGCTTCGAACAGATCGCCGATCGCGCCATCAAGGAGCTCGATACCTGTGAGCAATTGTGGAAGGACCCGGATGTGAATAAAGGGCAAACCTTAAATTATCCCCCATGGAACGAGGTTCGACTGGCCTTGCAATTCGCTGAATTGAATAACAGCGACCTGCAATACGACCGCGAGGAACTTGTGGCTCAAACGCTGCGCCGAATGAGCGCGATCGGCGTCACTGGATCAACTGAATAATCGCCGCAAAATCACTCGGATCATCACTTGATCAAGTCGATGATCGCAGCAAGGTCGGGAGCGGGGGAGCGGTCGCCCGCAAGCGGCTTCACGCGCGAACGCACCAACTTGTAGGTCGCTTCCACGCCGGCGCCGGAACGGAGCGGCCGCTGCGCCTCGAGCGCCTGCGTCATTACATAGAGCTCGATCGCGATCACGCTGCGGCAGAGTTCCACGGCGCGGGCCAGTTGCGTGGCGCTGGTCGGGCCGAACGAGTTGTAGTCCTCGATGCCGCCGCAGGTGGAGACATTGCCCACGCTCGCGGGGTGAGCCAGGCTCTGCAGCTCGTTGCAGCAGGCGGCGGCGGTGTACTGAACGATCATCAATCCGCTTTCGAGTCCGGGATGCGTGGCCAGGTGTGGCTTCACGCGGTTCATCGGGTCGTGCCCCGACAGAATCCAGAAGGTACGCCGCTCGCTGATGCCGGCGATGTGGCAGAGCGCGACCTTGGCCTGGTCCATCGCCAGCGCCAGCGGCATGCCGTGGAAATTTCCGCCGCTGACGATGTCGAAGCCGCCCTTGCCGCCGGCGAACACCAGCGGATTGTCGGTGACCGCGCCAAGCTCACGCTCGATCACGCCGCGGGCGAAATCAAGCTGGTCGAAGGCGGCGCCGATGACCTGCGGCGAGCAGCGCAGGCCGTAGGGATCCTGCACGCGCGGGTCGTTGTCCTTGTGCGAATCGGGAATCTGCGAGCCCGCAAGAAGCCCGCGCATCGCCGCGGCCACCGCGATCTGCCCCGGCTGCTTGCGGGCCTGATGGATGCGTTCATCAAGCGGCGAGTGGCTGGCCAGGCAGGCGTCCATGGACATGGCCGCCGCGGAGATCGCCGCGCCGCGCAGCGAATCGATTTCCTCGAAGGCGAGCGCCGCGCGCGAGGCCATCAGATGTGTGCCGTTGAGAAGTGCGAGGCCTTCCTTGGCTTCGAGTTCGAGCGGCTTCAAGTTGTGCGCCTTCAACGCGGCGGCGGCGGACATGATTTTGCCGCCCACCGACACATCGCCCTCGCCCAGCAGCGCGAGCATGGCGTGCGCAAGCGGGGCAAGATCGCCGCTGGCGCCCACGCTGCCGATTTCCGGAATCTGCGGCGTGATGTCGTGCTCCAGCAATTGCAGAATGCGCTCGACCACCTCCACTCGCACGCCGCTGTGGCCGCGGCACAGGCTCGCCGCAAGA
This portion of the Planctomycetota bacterium genome encodes:
- the hutH gene encoding histidine ammonia-lyase, which produces MAQPQPLELNGEPLSISLVNQVARGGRAVRIGAKGRENLLAAHRAVAAVAAGSTAVYGINTGFGSLAHVRVPAEQLRQLQHNIVRSHAAGVGKPLPTDVVRGMLLILAASLCRGHSGVRVEVVERILQLLEHDITPQIPEIGSVGASGDLAPLAHAMLALLGEGDVSVGGKIMSAAAALKAHNLKPLELEAKEGLALLNGTHLMASRAALAFEEIDSLRGAAISAAAMSMDACLASHSPLDERIHQARKQPGQIAVAAAMRGLLAGSQIPDSHKDNDPRVQDPYGLRCSPQVIGAAFDQLDFARGVIERELGAVTDNPLVFAGGKGGFDIVSGGNFHGMPLALAMDQAKVALCHIAGISERRTFWILSGHDPMNRVKPHLATHPGLESGLMIVQYTAAACCNELQSLAHPASVGNVSTCGGIEDYNSFGPTSATQLARAVELCRSVIAIELYVMTQALEAQRPLRSGAGVEATYKLVRSRVKPLAGDRSPAPDLAAIIDLIK